In one Sphingomonas hankookensis genomic region, the following are encoded:
- the pyrF gene encoding orotidine-5'-phosphate decarboxylase, which yields MSRSPIYVALDTPDLDRAKALANKVRGHVGGLKLGLEFFMANGRAGVRTMAELGLPIFLDLKFHDIPNTVAKAIQALGPLDPAILTVHASGGRAMLEDAKAAAPVGTKVVAVTMLTSLDAHDLSSIGLSPDPHEQVVRLTELAKSAGIDGVVCSGAEVAAAKKAWPQGFFVVPAVRPADGPVGDQKRVVTPRAALDAGASVLVIGRPITQAEDPDQAARAIEGTL from the coding sequence GTGAGCCGTTCGCCGATCTATGTCGCCCTCGACACCCCCGATCTCGACCGCGCCAAGGCGCTGGCGAACAAGGTGCGCGGCCATGTCGGCGGGCTGAAGCTGGGCCTCGAATTCTTCATGGCCAATGGCCGTGCGGGCGTGCGGACGATGGCCGAACTGGGGCTGCCCATCTTCCTCGACCTGAAATTCCACGACATTCCCAATACCGTCGCCAAGGCGATCCAGGCGCTGGGGCCGCTCGATCCGGCGATCCTGACCGTCCATGCCTCGGGCGGGCGGGCGATGCTTGAGGATGCGAAGGCCGCCGCGCCGGTCGGGACCAAGGTCGTCGCGGTGACGATGCTGACCAGCCTCGACGCGCACGACCTGTCGTCGATCGGCCTGTCGCCCGACCCGCATGAACAGGTGGTGCGGCTGACCGAATTGGCGAAGAGCGCCGGGATCGACGGCGTGGTGTGTTCGGGGGCCGAGGTTGCGGCGGCGAAGAAGGCGTGGCCGCAGGGCTTTTTCGTAGTGCCGGCCGTGCGGCCGGCGGACGGACCGGTCGGCGACCAGAAGCGGGTGGTGACGCCGCGCGCCGCGCTGGACGCCGGGGCGTCGGTGCTGGTGATCGGGCGGCCGATCACGCAGGCGGAGGACCCGGATCAGGCCGCACGGGCGATCGAGGGGACGCTATAG
- a CDS encoding SDR family oxidoreductase, with product MDRRTIFVTGGESGIGAACAAAFGALGDRVAIGYHADSKAADASADAVRRAGGEAMTVQADVADEASVDAAFGAVERAWGPASVLVNSAGLNMSGVTVRDMTLDQWRRLIDTDLTGAFLTSRRFLIGRGTEPGDAAILHISSIHAYAVRAGGADYCAAKGGLSNLVETLAIEEAPRRIRVNAIEPGMILTPMNARASADATYRATLERNIPLGRAGEASEVADLAVFLASDKARYITGARIVIDGGLSLMQALGA from the coding sequence ATGGACAGGCGGACAATCTTCGTGACCGGCGGGGAATCGGGCATCGGTGCGGCGTGCGCGGCGGCGTTCGGGGCGTTGGGCGACCGGGTCGCGATCGGCTATCATGCGGACAGCAAGGCGGCCGATGCCAGTGCCGATGCGGTGCGCCGCGCCGGGGGCGAGGCGATGACGGTGCAGGCCGATGTTGCGGACGAGGCGTCGGTCGACGCGGCGTTCGGCGCGGTCGAGCGGGCCTGGGGTCCGGCGAGCGTGCTGGTCAATTCGGCCGGGCTGAACATGTCGGGCGTGACGGTGCGCGACATGACGCTGGACCAGTGGCGGCGGCTGATCGATACCGACCTGACCGGCGCGTTCCTGACGTCGCGGCGGTTCCTGATCGGGCGCGGGACCGAGCCGGGTGATGCGGCGATCCTGCATATCTCGTCGATCCATGCCTATGCGGTGCGCGCGGGCGGCGCGGATTACTGCGCGGCCAAGGGCGGGCTGTCGAACCTGGTCGAGACGCTGGCGATCGAGGAGGCGCCGCGCCGCATCCGGGTAAATGCGATCGAACCCGGCATGATCCTGACACCGATGAATGCGCGGGCGAGCGCGGATGCGACCTATCGCGCGACGCTGGAGCGCAACATTCCGCTGGGGCGTGCGGGCGAGGCGAGCGAGGTCGCCGATCTGGCGGTGTTCCTGGCCTCCGACAAGGCACGCTACATCACCGGCGCTCGGATCGTGATCGACGGCGGGCTGTCGCTGATGCAGGCGCTGGGCGCATGA
- a CDS encoding lipopolysaccharide assembly protein LapA domain-containing protein: protein MQFLKTLFWALLVGVMVAFALNNMTMVPLKLWGTLYADVNLPLLLLVTFLAGFLPTFVALHLTRWRLRQRIAATDRTLADLHRVEAVSVPADPAPIPSQVTPGAVS, encoded by the coding sequence ATGCAGTTCCTGAAAACCCTCTTCTGGGCCTTGCTGGTCGGGGTGATGGTCGCCTTCGCGCTGAACAATATGACGATGGTGCCGCTGAAGCTGTGGGGCACGCTCTATGCCGATGTGAACCTGCCGCTGCTGCTGCTGGTCACGTTCCTGGCGGGGTTCCTGCCGACCTTCGTCGCGCTGCACCTGACGCGCTGGCGGCTGCGGCAGCGGATCGCGGCGACCGACCGGACGCTGGCCGACCTGCACCGCGTCGAGGCGGTGTCGGTGCCCGCCGACCCCGCCCCCATCCCTTCGCAGGTCACGCCGGGAGCCGTATCGTGA